In Desmospora profundinema, the genomic stretch CAGCATCGGGTAGTACACCCGGTTCACCTTGGGATGGGACTCGAGATAATGCGCCAGTTCCAGGGCATTTTCGTTTTGCTGACGGATCCGCAGCCCGAGTGTCCGGATGCCCCGGCACAGCAGCCAGGAGGAGAAGGGGTCCAGGTGAGGGCCGTGGAAGGAAAACTTGTCGCGGACTTGATGGGCCAATGGTTTTCGCGCGGCACATACCCCTGCGACGACATCGGAATGGCCGCCGATATATTTGGTTGCCGAATGGATGACGATGTCGGCCCCTAAGGCCAGGGGATTTTGGTTATAAGGGCTGGCGAATGTGGAATCCACTGCGAATGCGGCGTCGCTCTTTTCACGGACGATACGGGCGACCCCTTCGATATCCACCAATGACAAGGTGGGGTTGGCCGGTGTTTCCGCAAAGACCAGTTTCGTATCGGGCCGGATCGCCTGTTCAAAATTTTCGATCCGGTCGGATTGAATGAATGTTGCATCGAGGGATAGCTGCTTGGCCAAGGATTCCAACAGGATTTTGGTTTCGGAGTAGCAGGCATGGACGCCGACGAAATGGTCGCCGGGGTTTAGAAAGGCGTGGGCGACCATCGAGATGATTCCCAGTCCTGATGAAGCGCAGACCGCATCGTCGGCTCCTTCCAAACCGGCGATCAGGGCTTCAAACTCGCGGGCATTGGTACTGCCCCAACGGCCGTAAAACTCATCGGCTTCGATATCTGCCGCTCTGCGGGCTCCTTCGGTTGTGTCGGGAAAGACAAAGGCAGTTGATAGACTGATCGGAGGACTGACATGTCCGGATTGGTTTCGGTGGTCACCGGCGTGAAGACACTGTGTTTGAAAGCCGTAGGTCTTTTTCGTCGTGGGTTGCATACGATCTCTCCTTTTTGTTATTTCAAGGGTAATTCCAGTGAAGGATTCTGGCTGTCGGTCACGAAAGTTTTGGAAAGAGAATTCATGGGAATAGCGAGAAGTTTTTTTAAGTCGGACAAAGCCTGAGGGGCTCGCCCCTCCTCTGGTTCCACCTCGTCGATGAAGAAAATGGCCCGTCGGGTGGATTCACTGATTTTAGTGGCGTCTGCATCCCGATGATTCCAATAGGCGCAGATGATTTCCGAAGCACTGGCATAAGCGATGGACCCGGGTTGCAGATGGATCGGATCCGAGGACCCGATGGGAGTCATTTGCGCTTCTTCGGTGACGGAGAGCAGGGTGATGGGAGACCGGATCCTGTCCAGGTCGTAGCCGCCCATGCACAGCCCGTATCGGATACTGATCGCATTGTACAGGTCTACCAGCGGATGGATGCCAAAAGGGAGATGTCCTTTGGACATCCGGCGGTAAAGAGATTCCAGGGAGCAGTGGTGTTTGCTGGGTTTGATCCCCATCTGTCCATAAGCGGCGCGCCAGCGCTGAATTTCCTGCCGGTAGAGCGGGTGATCCGGA encodes the following:
- a CDS encoding trans-sulfuration enzyme family protein → MQPTTKKTYGFQTQCLHAGDHRNQSGHVSPPISLSTAFVFPDTTEGARRAADIEADEFYGRWGSTNAREFEALIAGLEGADDAVCASSGLGIISMVAHAFLNPGDHFVGVHACYSETKILLESLAKQLSLDATFIQSDRIENFEQAIRPDTKLVFAETPANPTLSLVDIEGVARIVREKSDAAFAVDSTFASPYNQNPLALGADIVIHSATKYIGGHSDVVAGVCAARKPLAHQVRDKFSFHGPHLDPFSSWLLCRGIRTLGLRIRQQNENALELAHYLESHPKVNRVYYPMLESHPQHTLARRQMRGGGGMICFEIQGGMEASLRFISTMQLSKLAVSLGGVSSTITHPSSMTHNLLPREEREKAGITDGMLRFSVGIEEVDDLKEDLEEAFRKI
- a CDS encoding B3/B4 domain-containing protein, with the protein product MSNPMLSTIAVQVDPAVLQRHPRLRITGMAVDGVSPRFEDYPQLKDYLEQVREEFDPDHPLYRQEIQRWRAAYGQMGIKPSKHHCSLESLYRRMSKGHLPFGIHPLVDLYNAISIRYGLCMGGYDLDRIRSPITLLSVTEEAQMTPIGSSDPIHLQPGSIAYASASEIICAYWNHRDADATKISESTRRAIFFIDEVEPEEGRAPQALSDLKKLLAIPMNSLSKTFVTDSQNPSLELPLK